The DNA segment TTTTCATTGTAATGTATAGAGGATGTTGCATGAATGTTGCTTCCTTTCAGCATGTAAGCGTTCGTCAAATGTAATGAATAACGCTTATACCGCCTCCTATATCCCACATCGACCACTCTCAACTTCCCACTGTTGTCCCTATCTTTGTGTGTCAGATAATGAGGGCCTTATCAACCAATAATTAAGCAAGGCTTAAAAATACAACATGAACCATGACATGCACAGAAGAATTCTAATTTTGATTCTCGGTATCTGGATTTTCATGTTGATTTTAGCATTTCATAATTTTAGATGTATGTTATATCTGTTTCTCAAAATAACAAAGAAATCGATAGCGAGGGTTGGATGGAAACATTATGGAATAATTTCCTGTTTTGTTGATTTTAATTTTCTCACTAATATCAAATCATCGGAGTTTATTTCCACATTTATGGTTCAGATCGATGTGAAAAACAATTTATTTTCTTAGGTAAATATTTTTATGCGAAAACAAGTTCTTGTCTTGATTTTGTTTTCTTATGTTGAAAGATTGCTGAgaaaatgcaaagtaaaaaagaGGACAAAGGCAGAAACCAAAGCAAGCCAAAACTAGCCAAATTTAAGAACTGGTAAAAGAGAATGACAAAACCAACACAGAGCAAAACTCCTATTGCTATGGTTGACGATTAGATTATTTTCTAATTCTAAGTTCAAGTTGATGTGAAAATAAGTTGCTCAGGACATTTTTAATGTCCCACCATTACGTCTCTAAAGGTTTGGTTGCAGACAACATAAAACGGAAAGAACTCATCATGCCACAACCCTCTACTCAGTTGAGAACGGGAAGGGTTAGATATTAGTTAGTTTGAGGCTAAGTATGTGACTGTTGAAATGCAAAATTATCTTACAATTTGATGTGGAAAATACCTATAAATTGCTAAACTATGGATTTTTTAAATTTAGTGAGGAAAAACAGCCATGAAATATATAAAAGTAAGCTATTCCATACATTAAATAGGCAAAAATAATTCGGTGAATGGAACTACCAAAATCTATGACGATGTCAAGCTACTCTATTCTTTAATAGCATTTTTTAACGAGGCAGAAGACTTATtattttcattaattaagaagagagtGAGAAATGCCCGCTTGACTAACAAGAAACTGGGTTAAAACCGATACAACCTAACCCACATAACATGAGCACCAGCAACCCGACCTGGCCACACACAAAGAGACCACGGATGATGGTTACAACAGAATATTGGAGAGGTACATGTCCACGTGACTTTAACACTGAACCAGTTGTTGGACGCTTGCTATAGACATGCTAGGGATCAACTCCTTGTGCTTTGGCGACCACGGTAGTTCACCAGATGAGACAAAAGGCTTAGGGTTTTTCCGCCTCCCGCCAGCGCCGCCCCGTCTCCAATGGCCCTAGAGCCATTTGAGAGCGGTGGATCCCGGTCCTTGCCGgcgcgggggaggggaggggggcgctTTTAGTTGTTTCTTggagttttcttagggtttgtgttctgctcaggaaggcgagCCGGTGGTGGCACCCTAAAGATGGAATAAAATTTTCCCCGCCTAGCCCCATCCCGGCATCGTCGATGGGTGTGTTGaagtgtgtctccggcggatctgtcttgGTGGATCTGGTTGtcgttcgtctatgttcgtgtgtttacagattggatccttccgatctacgctaaTCTTAATCTGCGGCGGTTGcagttctggtgcgctggtcctatgatgCCTTAACACGAAgacttttcaattgtctactacaacaaatttTACCCGTCTCCGGAGAGggagggcgatgacggcggcgccttAGACTTGgttcagtgtttgtagtcgtcgctaggtggtctaaggATCTGGATATACTTTTATTTATTTCTTatgttcgttgtactgtcatgattgaaaatGATTAGATCGTCAGTTTTCCCGGAAAAAGAAATATTGTCGAATAATTTTTTAGTTTACGTGAAAACAAGGTCAGGGTTCCGTGAATTGCTTTGCCCACAAAGCTTGTAgtctaagagggtgcttggatacaagggactatttttagtctgactaaaaatattCTCTTTTAGagactaaagttccaagcacccctgactaaagagaggctaggactagtcttgaggctaaaatcttttagtcatgggaaacctactaaaatatgtattagctctctctctcctcatttaattcctctccttagttctggattggagggtttggagaataataaatgctcaataactagattttagtctctttagtatttggatccaagcatgggtgagactagcaagttttagtcccactacttttagtcatgggactaaaacgtatcaagCATGCTCTAAGTGCAAAGGGAACAGATTTATTTACTTTTTTGACTCGGGAACTGATTTTTTGTATCTCCCGAGGCCACCAACTTATGCTTCTTTCTTTTAAGAATCTCGAACGAGTGTGCTTTATGGAGCCCGGCTTCTTGGATAAGATCACATGAACTTCTTCTACACCAATATACGCAATGGTCAATTTAGTCATCCTTGACCAGTTCAGCATAAGGCATTTCAATGGTCAGATATGGCTGGACGTAGTGAGCTAACTCCAAAGGGGAGACGTCCATCTTTTTTATTCAAAACAAGAATTATCTGAAAGAAGTCCATAAAAGACAACTGCCGATCTCATTCGATTGGCGCACGCAGCCGCGCATGAATCCGTCCTAGAGGCATTTAGGAGCAGTTACAGTTTGTACCATCTATATAAGGCACCACCATCAGATCCTGATCTATCAAGTACCACAAGCTCATCTGCCAATTCACAAACCTAGAAACCCACCCTGAAGCAAACAAGTCCCAGCTAAGAAGGTGCTCAAATGGCGTCCCAGCTGGTTGAGAGCCACCGTGCCGGCGCCGAGGTCCACAAGGGGAACGATATCTGCAAGAAGAAGACCGTAGAGCTTCTCGAAGAGCTTGGCCTCCCGGGGGGCCTCTTTCCTATGGATGACATCGAGGAGGTCGGGCACAACTGTGAGAGTGGGTTTGTGTGGATGcttcagaagaagaagaatgagcaCATGTTCAACAAGCTCAACCAGACCGTCTCCAGGCCCTGATGGCTTCCCcgcagaattctatcagaatttctgggatatCATCAAGTCCGATCTGTTGAAGCTGTTCAATTGTTTTCATGCCGACCAACTTGACCTATTCGGACTTAATTTTGGCGAGATTGTCTTGTTGCCGAAGATTAAGGAGGCCGAACGGATTCAACAGTTCAAacccatatgcctccttaatgtcagcttcaagattttcaccaaagtggcGACGAATAGATTAAACTCGGTAGCTGACCATGTTGTTCGGCCATCTCAAACAGCTTTCATGCAAGGACGGAACATACTCGATGGCGTAGTAATCCTGCATGAGACCGTCCATGAGATGCACCGGAAAAACATGAGTGGAGTAGTATTCAAAAtagactttgaaaaagcctatgacaaggtcaaatggtctTTCCTCCAACAGGCCATAAGGATGAAAGGCTTCTCCGATAAATGGTGCAAGTGGATCCACaattttgtaactggaggtagtgtggccatcaaagtcaatgatgatgtcGGCCATTACTTTCAGATAAAAAAAGGACTACGACAGGGTGATGCCATatccccaatgttatttaacattgtggctgacatgttggctattctgattgagcGCGCCAAGCAGGACGGGCAAATTACAGGAGTAGTGCCACATCTAGTGGATGGTGGTCTCTCTA comes from the Triticum aestivum cultivar Chinese Spring unplaced genomic scaffold, IWGSC CS RefSeq v2.1 scaffold5046, whole genome shotgun sequence genome and includes:
- the LOC123173846 gene encoding uncharacterized protein, which gives rise to MASQLVESHRAGAEVHKGNDICKKKTVELLEELGLPGGLFPMDDIEEVGHNCESGFVWMLQKKKNEHMFNKLNQTTVSYDTEVAAFVEKGKMKKVTGVKIEDLYSLVEVYVDESSANEVTIKTDNGLSDIHDAAVFAPGE